The following proteins are encoded in a genomic region of Terriglobales bacterium:
- a CDS encoding ABC transporter ATP-binding protein: MADNIHEEEVLGKAYDSRLMKRLLTYLRPYSLPVTIALVAIVLKAGCDVLGPYLTKVAVDKYLEPKPGAALPLLDRWLSPQALTGIAQIAGLYVFLLVAGFLFDFLQTYLMQWAGQKVMFDLRSQIFRHLQKMHVAFFDRNPVGRLVTRVTTDVDALNDMFTSGVVAIFEDIFVLAGIVAIMLKMKWWLALITFAVLPVIFWATMIFRRKVRDSYRRIRVAIARINAYLQEHVSGIVVLQLFNREKRAYQKFEKINATHMEAFKDAILAHAVYYPVVEVLSSVAIASVIWFGGNQVLRNAVTLGVLVAFMQYAQRFFRPIQDLSEKYNILQAAMASSERIFKLLDTPAEILTPAAPQPVSGPGRIEFDHVWFAYRTLPAAEGKDAAAGGNGDGQGSAHEPDYDWVLRDVSFAIEPGETIAIVGHTGAGKTTILSLLLRFYDVQKGAVRIDGVDVREMDLSALRQRFGVVLQDPFLFSGTVRDNIRLGTSWIEDEHVEQAAEDVNLSDFIRSLPEGFHEPVRERGSTLSTGQKQLISFARALAHAPSILVLDEATSSVDTETEFRVRDALSRMVEGRTSIIVAHRLSTVQSADKILVMHKGRLREMGSHQQLLAQRGIYWKLYQLQYKDQEIAAPAAAPAVLPGSPVGADD, encoded by the coding sequence ATGGCAGACAACATCCACGAAGAAGAGGTACTGGGCAAAGCCTACGACAGCCGGCTGATGAAGCGGCTGCTCACCTACCTGCGCCCGTATTCCCTGCCGGTCACCATCGCACTGGTGGCCATCGTGCTCAAGGCGGGCTGCGACGTCCTCGGGCCCTATCTGACGAAGGTGGCGGTCGACAAGTACCTGGAGCCCAAGCCGGGGGCGGCGCTGCCGCTGCTGGACCGTTGGCTGAGCCCGCAGGCGCTGACCGGCATCGCGCAGATCGCCGGCCTTTACGTCTTCCTGCTGGTGGCCGGTTTCCTCTTCGATTTCCTGCAGACCTACCTGATGCAGTGGGCCGGGCAGAAGGTCATGTTCGACCTGCGCAGCCAGATCTTCCGCCACCTGCAGAAGATGCACGTCGCCTTCTTCGACCGCAACCCGGTGGGGCGGCTGGTGACCCGCGTCACCACCGACGTGGACGCCCTCAACGACATGTTCACCTCGGGGGTAGTGGCCATCTTCGAGGACATCTTCGTGCTGGCCGGGATCGTGGCCATCATGCTGAAGATGAAGTGGTGGCTGGCGCTGATCACCTTCGCGGTGCTGCCGGTGATCTTCTGGGCCACCATGATCTTCCGCCGCAAGGTGCGCGACAGCTACCGGCGCATCCGCGTGGCCATCGCCCGTATCAACGCCTACTTGCAGGAGCACGTCAGCGGAATCGTGGTGCTGCAGCTCTTCAACCGGGAGAAGCGCGCCTACCAGAAGTTCGAGAAGATCAACGCCACCCACATGGAGGCCTTCAAGGACGCCATCCTGGCGCACGCCGTCTACTACCCGGTGGTGGAGGTGCTCTCTTCCGTGGCCATCGCCAGCGTGATCTGGTTCGGGGGCAACCAGGTGCTGCGCAATGCCGTCACCCTGGGCGTGCTGGTGGCCTTCATGCAGTACGCGCAGCGTTTCTTCCGGCCCATCCAGGACCTGAGCGAGAAGTACAACATCCTGCAGGCGGCCATGGCCTCCAGCGAGCGCATCTTCAAGCTGCTGGACACGCCCGCGGAGATCCTGACCCCGGCCGCGCCCCAGCCCGTCAGCGGGCCGGGGCGCATCGAATTCGACCACGTCTGGTTCGCCTACCGCACCCTGCCCGCCGCCGAAGGCAAGGACGCGGCCGCCGGGGGCAACGGCGACGGCCAGGGTTCGGCGCACGAGCCCGACTACGACTGGGTGCTGCGCGACGTCAGCTTCGCCATCGAGCCGGGGGAGACGATTGCGATCGTCGGCCACACCGGCGCCGGCAAGACCACCATCCTCTCCCTGCTGCTGCGCTTCTACGACGTGCAGAAGGGCGCGGTGCGCATCGATGGCGTGGACGTGCGCGAGATGGACCTGTCGGCCCTGCGCCAGCGCTTCGGCGTGGTGCTGCAGGACCCCTTCCTCTTCAGCGGCACGGTGCGCGACAACATCCGCCTGGGAACCTCCTGGATCGAGGACGAGCACGTGGAGCAGGCTGCCGAGGACGTGAACCTCTCCGACTTCATCCGCAGCCTGCCCGAGGGCTTCCACGAACCGGTGCGCGAGCGCGGCTCTACCCTCTCTACCGGGCAGAAGCAGCTCATCTCCTTCGCCCGGGCGTTGGCCCACGCTCCCAGCATCCTGGTGCTCGACGAGGCCACCTCCAGCGTGGACACCGAGACCGAGTTCCGGGTGCGCGACGCGCTCAGCCGCATGGTCGAAGGACGCACCTCCATCATCGTGGCCCACCGCCTCTCCACCGTGCAGAGCGCCGACAAGATCCTGGTCATGCACAAGGGGCGGCTGCGCGAGATGGGCAGCCACCAGCAGTTGCTGGCGCAGCGCGGCATATACTGGAAGCTCTACCAGCTCCAGTACAAGGACCAGGAAATCGCCGCCCC